The following coding sequences lie in one Arachis hypogaea cultivar Tifrunner chromosome 4, arahy.Tifrunner.gnm2.J5K5, whole genome shotgun sequence genomic window:
- the LOC112795843 gene encoding DUF21 domain-containing protein At4g14240-like isoform X1 — MMNNVVNALMVTRFLTRNQLSGHEGGIPFGSVWWFIYAGLSCFFVLFAGIMSGLTLGLMSLGLVDLEILQRSGSPTEKKQAATIIPVVKKQHQLLVTLLLCNAAAMEALPLYLDKLFNQFVAIILSVTFVLFFGEVIPQAICSRYGLAVGSNFVSLVRVLMIICYPIAYPIGKVLDFLLGHNEALFRRAQLKALVSIHSKEAGKGGDLSHDETTIISGALDLTEKTAEEAMTPIESTFSLDVNSILDWEAMGKILARGHSRVPVYSGNPKNIIGLLLVKSLLTVRPETETPVSAVSIRRIPRVPSDMPLYDILNEFQKGSSHMAAVVRAKGKGNANAQTNDGDKNEESKDNGDSQLTTPLLQSGKSKSVVVDIDQPSDALSPRSKERNASQSNDIIRNGCFSESIEDGEVIGIITLEDVFEELLQVNYSLRHILPSAAVGSFSFKTDYKFFQWCRRRLWMRQMNMLMFIREYVLLLLQLLPLLHERHQSEGWLREWEELNRSLRGDMRR, encoded by the exons atgatgaataatGTGGTGAACGCGTTGATGGTGACTCGGTTTCTGACTCGGAACCAACTCAGCGGCCACGAGGGAGGCATTCCGTTCGGATCGGTGTGGTGGTTCATTTACGCCGGACTCTCGTGCTTCTTCGTTCTCTTCGCCGGAATAATGTCCGGATTAACCCTAGGTCTCATGTCTCTCGGCCTCGTCGACCTCGAGATCCTTCAACGCAGTGGTTCTCCTACCGAGAAAAAGCAAGCAG CGACTATAATTCCCGTGGTTAAGAAACAACACCAGCTTCTGGTGACTCTGCTTCTGTGTAATGCAGCTGCCATGGAG GCGCTTCCGTTATACTTGGATAAGTTGTTCAATCAATTTGTTGCCATCATTCTCTCTGTGACTTTTGTTCTGTTTTTTGGGGAG GTCATTCCACAGGCAATTTGCAGTAGATATGGGCTTGCTGTAGGGTCCAACTTCGTATCTCTTGTGCGAGTTTTAATGATAATATGTTACCCAATTGCTTATCCCATTGGAAAG GTTCTAGATTTCCTGTTGGGACATAATGAGGCTTTATTTAGGCGGGCACAGTTAAAAGCTCTCGTCTCCATCCACAGCAAGGAG GCTGGGAAAGGTGGTGATCTTTCACATGACGAGACAACAATTATCAGTGGAGCTCTAGATTTAACTGAAAAG ACTGCTGAAGAGGCTATGACCCCTATCGAATCGACTTTTTCTTTAGATGTCAATTCAATATTGGATTG GGAGGCAATGGGGAAAATTCTTGCTCGTGGGCACAGCCGAGTTCCTGTCTATTCTGGAAATCCAAAAAATATTATTGGACTACTGCTG GTTAAAAGTCTTCTAACTGTACGACCAGAAACAGAGACTCCTGTCAGTGCTGTTTCAATCCGGAGAATTCCACG AGTTCCATCGGACATGCCTCTCTATGATATACTGAATGAGTTTCAAAAGGGCAGTAGTCACATGGCTGCTGTTGTTAGAGCTAAAGGAAAAGGAAATGCAAATGCACAAACAAATGATGGAGACAaaaatgaagaaagcaaagacaatggggattcgCAGTTGACTACGCCATTGCTACAGAGTGGAAAATCGAAGAGTGTTGTTGTTGACATTGACCAGCCCTCAGATGCTCTCAGTCCCAGAAGTAAGGAGCGAAATGCTTCGCAATCTAATGATATAATAAGAAATGGTTGTTTTTCAGAAAGTATTGAAGACGGTGAAGTGATTGGTATTATCACTCTAGAGGATGTGTTCGAAGAACTTCTGCAAGTAAATTATAGTCTTCGACATATTCTCCCATCTGCAGCAGTTGGATCATTTTCCTTCAAGACTGATTATAAGTTTTTCCAATGGTGCAGGAGGAGATTGTGGATGAGACAGATGAATATGTTGATGTTCATAAGAG AATACGTGTTGCTGCTGCTGCAGCTGCTTCCTCTATTGCACGAGCGCCATCAATCCGAAGGTTGGCTAAGGGAGTG GGAGGAACTAAACCGCAGTCTCCGAGGCGACATGAGGCGCTAA
- the LOC112795842 gene encoding uncharacterized protein has product MSCCVSCCASLTCGLCSSVASGISQKSARIGYCGLFGASLILSWILREVGAPLLEKLPWIDSSDAQTKEWYQIQAVLRVSLGNCLFFSILALIMIGVKDQNDRRDSWHHGGWTVKMVIWLLLVILSFFLPDVIILAYGFISKFGAGFFLLIQVILLLDFTHTWNDAWVAKDEQKWYIALLAVSITCYIGAYVLSGILFIWFDPSGYDCGLNVFFLVMTMILAFVFAVIALHPQVNGSLLPASVISLYCAYVCYTGLSSEPHDYECNGLNKSRAVSTGTLVLGMLTTVLSVLYSAVRAGSSTALLASPPSSPKSGGNKPLLEAELEEGKSKKGEEKESKPVSYSYSFFHLIFALASMYSAMLLSGWTSTSDSSDLIDVGWTSVWVRIGTEWATAGLYIWTLLAPFLFPDREFA; this is encoded by the exons ATGTCGTGTTGCGTATCTTGTTGCGCGTCCCTAACATGCGGACTCTGCAGCTCCGTTGCTTCTGGAATCTCCCAGAAATCTGCTAGGATCGGTTACTGTGGTCTCTTTGGTGCCTCTCTCATCCTTTCATGGATTCTCAGAGAAGTTGGTGCTCCTCTTTTGGAGAAACTCCCCT GGATAGATTCTTCTGATGCTCAGACAAAGGAATGGTATCAAATACAAGCAGTTCTTCGAGTGAGCTTGGGGAATTGCTTATTTTTTAGTATTCTAGCGCTTATAATGATTGGTGTGAAGGACCAGAATGATAGGCGTGATTCCTGGCACCATGGTGGATGGACTGTGAAAATGGTGATATGGCTTTTGCTCGTGATTCTTTCATTTTTCCTTCCAGATGTCATAATATTAGCATATG GGTTTATATCTAAATTTGGGGCTGGCTTTTTCTTATTGATCCAAGTGATTCTCTTACTTGACTTTACACACACTTGGAATGATGCATGGGTTGCAAAAGATGAGCAGAAATG GTACATTGCTTTACTTGCTGTGTCGATCACATGCTATATTGGAGCCTATGTACTATCAGGAATTCTGTTCATCTGGTTCGACCCTTCCGGATATGATTGTGGCCTCAATGTCTTCTTTCTTGTCATGACCATGATCCTTGCATTTGTATTTGCAGTAATTGCTTTACATCCTCAG GTGAATGGAAGCTTGCTGCCTGCATCTGTGATTTCCCTTTACTGTGCCTATGTGTGCTACACGGGTCTTTCTAGTGAACCTCATGACTATGAATGCAATGGTCTCAACAAGTCCAGAGCTGTCAGCACAGGAACCCTTGTTCTTGGCATGCTAACAACGGTGTTATCCGTCTTGTATTCTGCTGTTCGTGCTGGATCTTCAACTGCACTTTTAGCATCTCCACCATCTTCACCAAAATCTG gtggGAATAAACCTCTTCTTGAAGCAGAACTTGAAGAAGGAAAATCAAAGAAGGGAGAGGAGAAGGAATCAAAGCCAGTTAGTTATTCCTACTCATTCTTCCACCTCATATTTGCGCTTGCTAGTATGTACTCTGCCATGCTTCTCTCTGGGTGGACCAGCACATCCGACAGCTCCGATCTCATTGATGTTGGCTGGACATCAGTGTGGGTGCGGATCGGCACGGAGTGGGCCACTGCTGGATTGTACATTTGGACTCTCTTGGCTCCTTTCCTCTTCCCTGATCGAGAGTTTGCTTAA
- the LOC112795843 gene encoding DUF21 domain-containing protein At4g14240-like isoform X2, producing MMNNVVNALMVTRFLTRNQLSGHEGGIPFGSVWWFIYAGLSCFFVLFAGIMSGLTLGLMSLGLVDLEILQRSGSPTEKKQAATIIPVVKKQHQLLVTLLLCNAAAMEALPLYLDKLFNQFVAIILSVTFVLFFGEVIPQAICSRYGLAVGSNFVSLVRVLMIICYPIAYPIGKVLDFLLGHNEALFRRAQLKALVSIHSKEAGKGGDLSHDETTIISGALDLTEKTAEEAMTPIESTFSLDVNSILDWEAMGKILARGHSRVPVYSGNPKNIIGLLLVKSLLTVRPETETPVSAVSIRRIPRVPSDMPLYDILNEFQKGSSHMAAVVRAKGKGNANAQTNDGDKNEESKDNGDSQLTTPLLQSGKSKSVVVDIDQPSDALSPRSKERNASQSNDIIRNGCFSESIEDGEVIGIITLEDVFEELLQEEIVDETDEYVDVHKRIRVAAAAAASSIARAPSIRRLAKGVGGTKPQSPRRHEALTARRSTWDDSLYSSGSQ from the exons atgatgaataatGTGGTGAACGCGTTGATGGTGACTCGGTTTCTGACTCGGAACCAACTCAGCGGCCACGAGGGAGGCATTCCGTTCGGATCGGTGTGGTGGTTCATTTACGCCGGACTCTCGTGCTTCTTCGTTCTCTTCGCCGGAATAATGTCCGGATTAACCCTAGGTCTCATGTCTCTCGGCCTCGTCGACCTCGAGATCCTTCAACGCAGTGGTTCTCCTACCGAGAAAAAGCAAGCAG CGACTATAATTCCCGTGGTTAAGAAACAACACCAGCTTCTGGTGACTCTGCTTCTGTGTAATGCAGCTGCCATGGAG GCGCTTCCGTTATACTTGGATAAGTTGTTCAATCAATTTGTTGCCATCATTCTCTCTGTGACTTTTGTTCTGTTTTTTGGGGAG GTCATTCCACAGGCAATTTGCAGTAGATATGGGCTTGCTGTAGGGTCCAACTTCGTATCTCTTGTGCGAGTTTTAATGATAATATGTTACCCAATTGCTTATCCCATTGGAAAG GTTCTAGATTTCCTGTTGGGACATAATGAGGCTTTATTTAGGCGGGCACAGTTAAAAGCTCTCGTCTCCATCCACAGCAAGGAG GCTGGGAAAGGTGGTGATCTTTCACATGACGAGACAACAATTATCAGTGGAGCTCTAGATTTAACTGAAAAG ACTGCTGAAGAGGCTATGACCCCTATCGAATCGACTTTTTCTTTAGATGTCAATTCAATATTGGATTG GGAGGCAATGGGGAAAATTCTTGCTCGTGGGCACAGCCGAGTTCCTGTCTATTCTGGAAATCCAAAAAATATTATTGGACTACTGCTG GTTAAAAGTCTTCTAACTGTACGACCAGAAACAGAGACTCCTGTCAGTGCTGTTTCAATCCGGAGAATTCCACG AGTTCCATCGGACATGCCTCTCTATGATATACTGAATGAGTTTCAAAAGGGCAGTAGTCACATGGCTGCTGTTGTTAGAGCTAAAGGAAAAGGAAATGCAAATGCACAAACAAATGATGGAGACAaaaatgaagaaagcaaagacaatggggattcgCAGTTGACTACGCCATTGCTACAGAGTGGAAAATCGAAGAGTGTTGTTGTTGACATTGACCAGCCCTCAGATGCTCTCAGTCCCAGAAGTAAGGAGCGAAATGCTTCGCAATCTAATGATATAATAAGAAATGGTTGTTTTTCAGAAAGTATTGAAGACGGTGAAGTGATTGGTATTATCACTCTAGAGGATGTGTTCGAAGAACTTCTGCAA GAGGAGATTGTGGATGAGACAGATGAATATGTTGATGTTCATAAGAG AATACGTGTTGCTGCTGCTGCAGCTGCTTCCTCTATTGCACGAGCGCCATCAATCCGAAGGTTGGCTAAGGGAGTG GGAGGAACTAAACCGCAGTCTCCGAGGCGACATGAGGCGCTAACTGCAAGGAGATCTACATGGGACGATTCGTTATATTCTTCAGGTTCCCAGTGA